The Limanda limanda chromosome 13, fLimLim1.1, whole genome shotgun sequence region ACCATTTATTGTTTATACTTTGAAAAAAATCTCTTCTAGTTTTTATTCTTAATCTTAAtaagaataacaataatactaaGAGTAAGATCATATTAAGTGATAATAATcttaataatgacaataataaaatagTAGAATTACTATTATTGAAACATTTCATGGTATTATTATAAATGGTAATAAccgcaataataataatagaaattaacattaaataaaaaatagctTGTTTCTGAAAAAAGGGTTTCTATTAGAAGTATGTGAAATGACTAAGGGTGTTATCAGTAATATGTAAGAAGTAGACATAAAACTGCATGATCATTAACTATTTTTATTCAACATTAAGTGGGAACATGCAGCAAAATGGCCGGAGCATTATACTCTGTCCTTGCcacaacacaatgttttgtttaaatccACAAACCAACACACTTCAAGAATCCTTTAAAGTTATACTGATGGAATGATGAGGAGACAATACGTCCTAAAGCCTTGATTTATTCAGACATTTCTTCTCCCACATCACTTCAGAGACTTCTGGGGAATAGGAATTACATTCTACTTCTCATATGTCTCGATTACCCCAAGAGGGGCAGAGAAAGAGGGGGTGAATATTCTTCAGTCATATACTAGTTGTGAATTCAAACACAGGTATCACAAGTTGATCCAAGAAGTCGTTCACCAGCCACGGGTAGGTGTCCACGTCTGCAGCAGACGGCCCTCAGAGTGCACGTGGTACACAGGGTGCATCATGGCTGTTGCACAAGACTAAAGAGATGAACAGAGATGGTCAGACAAGAGAAAATGGCCCAAATCAAACTGTCGAATAAGTCAATAAGAATAAGTCAAAGCAGTAAACAAAAACCATTAATCACTACTAACATGGTAGGGGATCAGCGTGAGCAGCGAGCCGAGGGGGTGTTTGCTGTAGTCTAGCTCTCCTGAGATGGGCTCCACTCTACCGTGCTCCTGGGTCATAGACAACAACCTGGAGGGACAAAAGTCCCTTGTAAGAACTTCAGTCACACGTTAGCTTAGTGCTCAGATCAAAGGTAAGAGTGATATTATTACTTGAGGTTTGGATGTCCTTCAATCACAGCATATCCAGTGGGAAGGTTTCCAGCTCCATCCAGACTGAGAGTGGTGGGAAACAGCAGGTGAAAGGTCATGTCATGTTGACATGTTCATCAAATACAGAGCTAACACTCAGTTAACTAAAGTTTAGAGTTTTGGCATCGAGGCTCTAAATTCATCATTCCCccagatatgattacatagatatgaCAGGGAGTGGTGTGCCAAAATGTTTAACCCCCCTCTCAAaacctacaggtggatgctggggtggtggaggggatGAATCCACGGACATTAATACTGGCACAAGGCAGCAGAGGCATTGACAAGCATATAGGCAGAGATGGGAAATCTTtgcagcttaaaaaaaaaaacatgaaattgggagggtgtgtgtgttagaagaTTGTGTGGGGTGAGACATGCCACATGATTAGACCAGTGTAGCTCCAATTGACTGTATTAGCTTCACTTGCTATAGATACTATTGATCTACACAAATTATTTTGTCAACTCTATATGATTTAACGGTTTATCTGTTTAATCTTCAAATTCAAACAGGGTAAACAATACTAATGACAGTACCTGAGTCCAGACCATCCACAGTCGACCAGGAGCTGGTTCCTGTGAGGACTGTGTCCAATGACTCGTGTCAAAACCCTCACAGCCACGTCCTCCAGACTGCACGAGCCAATCACAGACTGCTGCACATCTGAAAAACACCAAAACGACAactgctgtttagtgacactAAGCATTTTCAGATGTGAGCTCTGGAAATTCTTTGCCTGGATATTTTCTGGaggttgcctttcacatatgcaGAATGCAGCAGGTGATTCTCCAAGTTAGACACATTCTTATGAACAGGAAAATCTTCAGATTGTTCAGTCGAGGGGTTGCACCTGGGCATATCATTCAGGGGGCAGAGTTTTCACTAGGTGACTGGCaggaaaaactccagagaatgtccggagcaactgactctgacatcAACGTTCTCACATACTTACCCTCTGGatgatttcaggagattattAATGGTTCACTGCATGTTTGTGAGCAGCTTCTTTTTGGTCATTATGGTAATCTCAATTTGAAACCTACATAAAATGAACTCGTACACCGATACAACAACGTTTAGATCCAGCCACACACCAAAGAAGACGTAGTTTCCAGGATGCACCTCACTGAGCAGCGCCATGTCTTTGATTGGGCGACTGCaggagggggtggagccaaTGCTGGATTTACAGGTGATGCCGATGGCCTTCAGTCTGCCAGAAACAAGCTCATTAATGATTGTATCAATACAGCATTCAATAAGGCATAAATCTAAAAACGTATTTACCTAAATAAGTACTGAGGCCAATAACTATCACAAGGTAATGCAATTTAGACCCgacaagctgtaaacacaacatttattGTGCGATCATGTGGTGTCGGAATAATGAGATAATTGAAAATACAGTGAAGTAGCCTAGTAGAGAGTAATCCttgaaatgttcatttttattaaaacgaCAGCCAAGCCAGGAGGACTGAGATTAAATTATAACCGGGGTGTTTGCAGACTGTCATGAGTGCCACAttggtcttgtttgtagttttattaaagGCTTCTAATATTTGTATCACTGAGAGGGAACTAAAACACCCAGAGACATTACAACCTATGCTGCCAAAAAAGGTCtctatagataaataaaaataatatcttGTTTCTAAAAATGCCTCAAAAACAGTGGTACACATCAGCACCAGTTTACAGGATTCTTACTTTTCCACAAACTGTACAGTCAAGCTGGTGGTTTCCCGGGCAACAGCCTGTATTTGCTCCTCTCCCCTGCAGTAGTAGGTGTTCCCACAGTGCGCGTACACTCCTGTTAGCTGCACCCCCTCAGTCTCAGCGATGGCCTGAGCCAATCTGAACGCAGCGGGATCTGAGTGCAGTGCACCAGCTACGACAAAAGAGCGAAAGTACAATCAGCAGGCGCTCAGTCAAAGATGACCGGCTGAGTTGTGGTTCCCCTACCTCTCCCATTGCCACAGTCCAGCTTCAGCCAGACGTGCCACTGCCGACCGTCTTTCAGCGGTCTCTCTCTGAGCTTTTCTAGAGCATCGGGGTGATCCAGCAAAACCTGGAAGAGTTCCAGCCTCTCTGACAGGGCCGCACAACGCTCTacctacgcacacacacacacacacacacacacacacacacattaatcacTACGATTACAAGAAATTTGACTAAGGCTAGAACATTACAATAAACAAGTATAATAATAAGACACTCTGTCAAACTAATGTTGATTGCTCTGACCTGCATGTTGATACTCATATACAtaattgactgattgattggcagaaaaaaacagcagtttTGATAGTTGCTTAGTTCAATAAATTCAATAGTTCCCCCGGTATGGGTTCTTTCccatctttattcaagagcgtgGTCCTTCAGTGTGAAAGCAGGATTCcttgatttcacattcagattcTGTCATGTTTTCACTCAAATACACTCTGCTTGTGCTTAGACATGCTTTGCTCATGTTTAAACTAAAAGTCTGCtttcactcagatattttggagcttggacagatttcctgtgCTCCAGCCTCAGCTCTTCTTCTCGTGCTCATGCTGCTTCCGTGCGCACTTGAAACTTCTGCTCTTGCgattttcttcctctgcttttgGATTTTTTGGGGGTAAAAAGTATTTTGAATTCAGAGTAATAGAATCCCAGGTATATGAAATTGCCCCGCCCTTGTTTTGGTTAATTTTGCTGTTGGTCCTGTTTCGATAAAATATaggagtaaaataaaaacacagggtGGCATCTATTTTGCTTTTAAAGCTGCTAGCAACAGGGTTTCTAtcatgtaactttttttttattaggatCCTTGATTTTTTGCGGCCCCAGGATGACCAGGGACCTACTGGACTCCTGCTCCATGAAGGTGTCGTCCTTCTACCTTCAAGCGCACCAATGGGAAGCCAATGTAATAATAAAGCTGTGGAGTGTGCAAGTGCATGAACCCAGTTAAAGTAGCTGCTCTTACAGGCTCTCTCAAAGGCATAAAGGCAACCCAACCACAACGAGGGGAGGACGATTTCACTTTTGAAAACTACACCTGGCTTTGTACAGGTTGGGACATTTTGAGAGACATGTTGCAGAAAAAATCAGAGAGCAGAAGAGAAATCCTAGAGAAGAcgttgcacacatgcacagaataAAACCGGAGCGCAAGGGGAGGAGCTGAAGTCCGGCTCTCACACTGAAAGACCATGCTCTTGAATACAAATAGGGGTAAAGACCTCATACAACTGTGCTCCTGCTATGATGAGTAATGTCTGCAGTGTCCAATTCCAATCTCTATATCCAACATATAAAGGATGTGCTACATGATAGTTGTAATATTAGGCGAGTTGAGAGAACCTTATCAAAGGGAACAGAGTAAGCATATAGGATGTCATCATATCCATGGTCGGCATAGAAACAGGCCTCTGCAAGTGTGGATACCACGATGCACCTCCGTGATCCGCCTGTCATGATGTCGGCACACTCACTAGACATGAAcagaaacccacacacactcaagacTCAATATGACTGAGCTATATGAAGTATTGtatgagtgtgagagtgtgtacaCGTACAGAGTCTTGTGAGTCTTCATGTGAGGCCGAAGCTGGACCCCCAGCTTCTGACAACTTTCAATCATCCTCTGGGCATTTCTCTTCACTTTGTCCACATCCACCACCAGAGCAGGGGTACACAGGGCTGAGAGGGGCTCCCCATTCATACTGGCAGCAactggagcacaaacacacaatacagtACAATTCTCTTGCAATTAAATTTGAGTGCATGACTGGCTTCAACTCTTATCCTTGTCCCATAATGACACTATTGTTATATtaacaaacatgaataaataaatacactgtTTCATCATCAGCATTTATATATAGTCCTATTGCAATGCTTTAGGTTGTGTAAGAACTTTAATCTTTGAATACTAACCACCAAGATTTTTCAAGAATTTTTCACCACATACTTACAACCTTTGAATGGCATAAATAAACAATTAAGTAACCAAAAAAGAttagaataaaaaattaaaCCAGGGCTGGGCAATGAAACAATATCAATGATTATCTCGATGTAATTTCCATCAATGGCGGTATGACAAAGGTTCAATATATAGTGATGTaaggaggtataacacataaaCAATCAACCTCAGAtttctaaaatgttttgttgtttatcaagtgtttgtcatcatctgctcataaagaagagtttaaaacccaAGCCTTCATTTAGGAGCAAAGAACGGCCTTTAAACTTAAAAGGAATATTGGTAATGTGACACTTATcctgataattatcaatatcgactgatatgaacatttttatcttgatattTTTGGCCATATCACTCAGCCCTACTTTAAACTATATTAGAATGAGCAAGTTACAAAAGTATccacaaacaaaccagattTTGAATGCTCTAGTCTAGTCTagatctttctttcttttagcAATCATTAATATTGTAGTAGACTATGAGTGAAGCTACATTACAAAATATCAGTCACCACAACATGCCATATAAATACTCCCAAAGTAACACCCCACTATAAATACTCTGATTTGattccatttatatatatatatatatatatatatatatggagcaTTTGTTTACCTTATCAGAAATATGAATTAATTGCAGAATATAACAACtaaagtaaacagtaaacaaactGCTCGTTCGATAAGATCCGCCGACGTGGTCTGCAGGCGGCTGAGGGGGTGGAGTCCAAAATCCCACAAAGGATACAAACCCAACTTGAACTAAAACAATGCTCTTACTTTTCTTAATTGACTCACACGACAAGACCTTCACTGCGGGTTTAAGTTACTCACTGTAACTGTCTCTTGCTTCTTTCCTTCGCTTCCCTGCACAGGCTGCAGACTGTGAACCAGTGAGCAGTCACGTGTCTGAACTGGTCTGGACCATAGACTGAACCTATGACcagagcatagactgtataaaggGCCAGAGTCATGGTGGTCAAACAAATGAGCCGCCGCTTCAAATGCGAGGCTCCTCTATTACATGTGCTACGGTACAGGTGCTGGGAGCAACCAAAAAGGACGAAGTGTAAAACGAGCATTACATTGCACAGAACATAAAAAGCAATGGCAATAATAAGTCAAATCTAATTTAAAATCTAGGTCATTTATATAGCACAATAACGCCACATAACATGTACATGTAACATATGGAAAACTAAAGCTCAACTCAATTTAAGTTTTTATCTCACTTTATTTTACCTCCAGCTGTTCCTGTTTTAGTTCATTCCTTTGCGTTTAAATTAAATGCAACAGACATGTCAGCACACTGTTTTGAATTCCTCTGTCCAGCAGAGGGTGCCAAACATTGTTAGACAGGGAATTTGTCAACAGATTCACTGCGATACTGAGGGAATAATTGAGGATCttgaagaaaaaacatcagGTACATTTAGGTAACTGAGATCTGAAAATGGAATTTAAGTTTAACTTCATTGAatttgaggggactgttgggccttagcagAAGTAAGCAATCTACTGAGTGCCAACGTTATAGGAAGCATTGAAGGAAAGATCTCTACTGGgatcaacattttaaaaacatatttctctAATGGGGAGAGGATAAACATTACACCGTAGCAAGGAAAAGCGGGAAATGTGCATTTCTTCCTacgttttttctttctatttttttatgtctttgatTTAAGTCACTACTAAAGGCACATATTTGCTGTGAATGTTACAGTGATTAAATTACAAATTGCACATTGATCAAAAACCCATATACATATGTACATcttgcaaacacaaaacacagtgtTGGGGTGACCACATTAGACTTTATTTGGACTTCATTTTTACAGAACGGGTTCTTTTGTTTGTCTAATTAACTacactatatgtgtgtgtttatgtgtgattCCTTTGTGGCATTAATGTGTGCTTTTGTTTCCCCTGAACAAACTACAGTTATTACAGCATTAACATGATGTACAAAAAAAGTTTCAGATGGCTTtgtccttttttctgttttagcacctttaatgaaaataatgttactgtgaagagagagagagagagagagagagagagagagagaaagaaagagagactctTTTCTGCAAACTGAAAATCACTACAAAATAAAGAATACAATTTGTTTCGTACACATTCAATAATCATACACCTCTCCACTATACGTATGAGTCTCTTCGGTCGGAAGGCTGACCATGGTTTAAGAACAAATACAACCAAGTTACAAATGATATTGCAAGCCTATAtttttgattctgtgtgtgCTACTCCTACGTGGATTGTTTTGCCTTCAGTAAATTAACCTGATAATGACGGCAGAGGTTGTTtgatgcctctgtgtgtgtttacactgaaGGTCTTTCTTTCACTCTATAGATTCTAAGTCTATGGTGAAGAGCATTACAGTTCCTCACTAGCATATCCAGCGGATGAAGCGCTCAAAGAATGTAGGCTTGTTCATAATGGTGTAGTCATCTCCTCTAAAGACGGCCGACATGTCCCCTAGCGACACCTTCTGCAGCACCTCTTCGTCTGTGTCGGTTCCCATGGCGATCACCGTTGGAACGCCTTCCGCTCGTCTCATGGCGGTTACGCCCTCATCCAGCTGCTCAGCTGATGTGATGCCATCAGTGATGAACACAAAGGCCACCTCAGCGTTGCGGCGAGTCTTGCGCTCTCCCCTctacaaacacaacatgccaTGTTTATAGAACAAGTCAGAACATTTTTAGAAACTacacttattttctttcttttaatcaaGACACATAGCAGCAGAACTACTAACTGTGATTTTACttttacagattaaacaaagaaatacaGTGAGGTAACGAAATGTATTGATAGGTGTATTTTTGAACTTTGGAGAGAACATGCTAACTGTTTGGAGAGAACATGCTAACTGATTCCAATCTTTAAGCTAAGCTAAACTTAACTAAGCTACACTAAAAAGCTAAAGTGTAGCTTCTAATGTTAACTTGTCAAATGTTACACTACAAACTGAATGTCTGGCTCTCACCAGCCCCTTACCCCATTCTGTTTAGCCAATACAGACGTTTTCATATTTAACGTGTATACATTAAGTTATTTGCTTttcattattatgcaaattggataAGCTGTGTCAAGATGTTGTTCAATTCAATGTTTTTTCTATATTCCGACAAAGTATTTCAAAGACCTTCCGAGTAGCACTTAAATGCACAGTAATTCTTGGCTGATAGCAGGGACTAGTGGGAAGTCCCTATGTCTGGCCAAGAAATAATTCCACATGAAATCCCCAAGAAATCCTTAACTCATCAGTTCTAAACATATAATTTTTTGTCTGGTTAAAACAAAATGACACTTAAATTTGTGAGTTTCGTGTggatatattttttacttttggacagagccaggctaGATTGTGTGCTAGTGTGTTCGTTATACACGTACCTGTAAAATCAACACATTGTTGACAGCATGGATGATGGCGCTGcccagagcagaagaggagtcCATGTAGGTCACAGATCCCAGTGAATCAGAGATCACAGTGAGATTGTGTGTGAGCGGGAACTCCACCCTCTGTTCTGTGGGGTTGCCATACTGCAGCAGAGCCACGCGGGCGTTCCTCTCATCGGACGGGCCGTTGGCCAGGGTGAGGCGACGGGCAACGTTTTCAATGAACTCTTTGGCTCTGCGGTGGTTCTCCAGTCCCATCCTCTCAGAACCGTCCAGCATGAACACCACATCTACTGGTCTCTGAACACAGCTGGCCACAGCAGGCTCTGGAACAGACAAAAGGATgaaattttttaaatcaaagacaCTGTTCAGTGAGATACAGCTGGAATAGTAGAAGTCAGCAAAAATATCATGAAACATGCTAATCTTTCAAACATGCTAGTCCCAGTGAATTACTATATTTCTCAGGTCTCTTGTGGTCTCATTAAGAAAGCTCTTTTGGTTTGTTCTGCCATTTTATTATCTTGAGACAACAGTACAAGAATACACTCCATTTTATACAAGAAAATAGAATTCACATCAGCAAGTTGCAGTCAAAGAGCTTATATTTGGTTATGGCAGCTCTGTAGTAATTTTCCACTAGTCACCTTACTATCCAGCTAAGCCACATGCAAGAAACAAAACATGCGCCAATTAGGGCATAACATACAATAGTTCCTTCATTGTCAGTGCCAAGTAAATTAACCATCCAACCAACCACAAATACCAACTTCTGACTCATATACAGTATACGGTGACATGTATAAAAACAGATATTTTCCACATGTAATGGCCTTTTCATCAACATGAGTCATTCACAgaacacaagaaaaaaacattgaggCCGTAACCATGGATATGtgcaaaacagcaaaaaaaagtaAGAGTGAGTCAGCGAAGCTGATGATTCACAGTGGAAATGAGGTTTCATCAAAGAGCTACTGTTCTCTACAGGAGCAACATGAATGGCTCTATAGAGGAATTGGTCTCCAACAAATGGATGACATCCGCTTTCCATGTGAATGGAATATGTTCATCCACTAAGGTGGACGAAATGATATGTATCATATAATTAACAGTTACTTTTCTGAGAGACAGCACCACCTACGTACAGTAAGTTAATTGAGAAATACTCGGTGAGGAGATATTGAATCCACATTTTGACTTTTGGCCGATCATTTGGAGCAACTAGACATACGGCTCCTTTATAGCGTTATGAGGCCTGCTTCATATCATGCAATTATTTTTGCATTAGCCCAGGTGTGTATTGCACCCACAGAGTTAAAAGAAATGCCCaaagttttaataaaatatattctaTGTCCAGCATTAAGCTTATTAGTCATTGGCATCCATCTTTGCGAGGTAGCATGGTTAGCATATTAGCATTAGCAGAGTCCTATTGCTTTCTCTGGATCTCCCATAATGTCCCCGTAGATATATTTGAAGGATTTGATGAACAGCTGGGTCCACTCCTGCCTGTCCGCTCCCTGGGAAAGTTTGGCTCTCTGGGCTGTGTATGCCATGGTCGCCACGCCAACCCCATACTGCTGCTCGCTCAGGCCGCTCAGCAGGCTGGCCACACCCTCCAAAGAGGTGGGGACCAACGAGGGGCTGCCTTCCTCGGCCAGTGGCTTCCAGGGGGGAGGGGCTTGCCCCACAGTGCTGCCCCCTCCTGCAACAAGTGGGCGGAATAACATTGTGGGCGGGGTCCCACAGACACGACGCATCAACACAGCCAACTATGATGCCAAACGTATGTCGAGGTGCACAAAAAGGCaagtgtgattgtgtctgtTGATTTTATAGCCGGATAATTGATTAGATATATTGACCTCAGCTAAATACGCAATGCTTCTAATACTTAACATGGATTAAAGGCATCCATATGCTTCAAATGGATGGACATGTATAAAGGCAAAACATTTTTACCTGCCATCATAGAGAGGGATAAGATGTGATGAATCATACAAAAGAGGAGACAATCTTTACTCGTTCATCTTTATACACTTGGTTGTGATGGAAGAAGTCGTGTAAAGAGAGAAAACCTAAATCCTTTCTCACTTCCACATACCTAAGTGTGCATACACTGTCTGATTTCAAGCACTTTGATTAAAGAATACTGACGCCATTATAATGCTGGTAAACCAGGCATAAAATTATGATGCAATGTGTATGAACTTTGAAGAGCAAAGCCAAAACGTATGGATGGACAATGATTCAAACTCTTACCTGATTTACACGGGAGATCAGGGCACACGATGGTGGGTTCTGAAAccaaagacagagacacaatgTCAGACAATAGGGTCAAAGCCAAAATAAGTCCTCGAGATGAATCTGAACTCAATGCACAATGTGTTT contains the following coding sequences:
- the zgc:162816 gene encoding D-serine dehydratase; the protein is MNGEPLSALCTPALVVDVDKVKRNAQRMIESCQKLGVQLRPHMKTHKTLECADIMTGGSRRCIVVSTLAEACFYADHGYDDILYAYSVPFDKVERCAALSERLELFQVLLDHPDALEKLRERPLKDGRQWHVWLKLDCGNGRAGALHSDPAAFRLAQAIAETEGVQLTGVYAHCGNTYYCRGEEQIQAVARETTSLTVQFVEKLKAIGITCKSSIGSTPSCSRPIKDMALLSEVHPGNYVFFDVQQSVIGSCSLEDVAVRVLTRVIGHSPHRNQLLVDCGWSGLSLDGAGNLPTGYAVIEGHPNLKLLSMTQEHGRVEPISGELDYSKHPLGSLLTLIPYHSCATAMMHPVYHVHSEGRLLQTWTPTRGW